In one Pseudoliparis swirei isolate HS2019 ecotype Mariana Trench chromosome 23, NWPU_hadal_v1, whole genome shotgun sequence genomic region, the following are encoded:
- the LOC130188583 gene encoding CD9 antigen-like isoform X2 → MALDGCGLFCKYTLFILNLFFAGVGFAFLGIGLWLRFSDGTRGIFEIEALDSSDFVTAVTILIALGAVMLVVVVFGDYGACNEKRCALQVFCILVAILAVADVAVGVVGSNNEDSIGAHIVEFYASMYALYVKGGDPVIGVTLRFIHNLLHCCGVTGFKPFELVSDTCPPAESSFEKFKMPGCPAIILRVFDSKAELMLGIFIGTGALLVTALVCTVILLKQTKRDQQAVTAYYTTVY, encoded by the exons atggcTCTAGATGGATGTGGCCTCTTCTGCAAATACACCCTCTTCATTTTAAACCTCTTCTTTGCG GGGGTGGGGTTCGCCTTCTTGGGCATCGGCCTGTGGCTGAGGTTCAGCGATGGCACTAGAGGCATCTTCGAGATAGAGGCCCTGGACTCCAGTGACTTTGTGACAG CGGTGACCATCCTGATCGCTCTGGGCGCGGTGATGCTGGTCGTGGTGGTGTTCGGGGACTACGGGGCCTGCAATGAGAAAAGATGTGCTCTGCAAGTG TTCTGCATCCTCGTGGCCATTCTGGCGGTGGCTGACGTTGCTGTCGGCGTGGTTGGTTCAAACAATGAGGATTCG ATTGGCGCGCACATCGTGGAGTTCTACGCCAGCATGTACGCTCTGTATGTGAAGGGCGGAGACCCGGTCATTGGTGTCACCCTCCGGTTCATCCACAATCTG CTTCACTGCTGTGGCGTGACCGGGTTCAAGCCGTTTGAGTTGGTTAGCGACACCTGTCCTCCAGCAGAGAGTTCCTTTGAGAAATTCAAGATGCCT GGTTGTCCTGCGATCATCCTCCGCGTCTTTGACAGTAAAGCAGAGCTGATGTTGGGCATCTTCATTGGCACTGGCGCTCTCTTG GTCACGGCCCTGGTCTGCACCGTCATCCTCCTGAAACAGACCAAGAGAGACCAGCAGGCGGTCACCGCGTACTACACCACCGTGTACTAA
- the LOC130188583 gene encoding CD9 antigen-like isoform X1, translating into MALDGCGLFCKYTLFILNLFFAGVGFAFLGIGLWLRFSDGTRGIFEIEALDSSDFVTAVTILIALGAVMLVVVVFGDYGACNEKRCALQVFCILVAILAVADVAVGVVGSNNEDSIGAHIVEFYASMYALYVKGGDPVIGVTLRFIHNLLHCCGVTGFKPFELVSDTCPPAESSFEKFKMPGCPAIILRVFDSKAELMLGIFIGTGALLLVALVCSAILCKSLRRSSQFVVLTQSTSVTSFPPYASVYGSVSYPAPCLYPDPVVFTPLSVAKVPLVQP; encoded by the exons atggcTCTAGATGGATGTGGCCTCTTCTGCAAATACACCCTCTTCATTTTAAACCTCTTCTTTGCG GGGGTGGGGTTCGCCTTCTTGGGCATCGGCCTGTGGCTGAGGTTCAGCGATGGCACTAGAGGCATCTTCGAGATAGAGGCCCTGGACTCCAGTGACTTTGTGACAG CGGTGACCATCCTGATCGCTCTGGGCGCGGTGATGCTGGTCGTGGTGGTGTTCGGGGACTACGGGGCCTGCAATGAGAAAAGATGTGCTCTGCAAGTG TTCTGCATCCTCGTGGCCATTCTGGCGGTGGCTGACGTTGCTGTCGGCGTGGTTGGTTCAAACAATGAGGATTCG ATTGGCGCGCACATCGTGGAGTTCTACGCCAGCATGTACGCTCTGTATGTGAAGGGCGGAGACCCGGTCATTGGTGTCACCCTCCGGTTCATCCACAATCTG CTTCACTGCTGTGGCGTGACCGGGTTCAAGCCGTTTGAGTTGGTTAGCGACACCTGTCCTCCAGCAGAGAGTTCCTTTGAGAAATTCAAGATGCCT GGTTGTCCTGCGATCATCCTCCGCGTCTTTGACAGTAAAGCAGAGCTGATGTTGGGCATCTTCATTGGCACTGGCGCTCTCTTG CTCGTCGCTCTGGTTTGCAGCGCGATCCTCTGCAAAAGTCTGCGCAGGTCTTCTCAGTTCGTCGTCCTGACTCAGAGCACCTCCGTCACGTCTTTCCCTCCATATGCATCAGTCTATGGATCCGTCTCCTACCCCGCCCCCTGCCTTTACCCCGACCCAGTGGTCttcacccctctctctgtggCCAAGGTCCCGTTGGTTCAGCCCTAG